Below is a window of Humulus lupulus chromosome 2, drHumLupu1.1, whole genome shotgun sequence DNA.
gcatttaagggatattatttagtatGTTATTTGTTCTCGATTCTAATGGGACGTTTCCACATatgtaggagatattgcatttaatgtcattaaatAAATTGAtgtacagaatatcttcccgaaatatgtgggaatgagctctgtaacctcccctataaatagaggaggaatgaccattTGTAGAGGATCGATTTCTTTTAGGCTGGAGAATAatttctgggtaattcatctctgaagaatttccagaagtctttaagccttaataacatagactcatggactaggcacagttaattgctgaaccacgtaaaaaccctcttgtatttcttcattattcattcgcttcatagtcACGTTGTTTAATAGCTCTaggatttaagttgacgaaaaacggcgtcaacaaaataaataagaaattattttaagaaaaattattaatttttttattaaataaaattatctaatattaaataattataaattagttgaatatagaaattgataattatatttaataaaagtttaaaaaattaatgttaaataataaattagtttaagaaaaattatgaatttgtttataaataacattatctaataaaacatcataaaatagcataagatattataatattgcataagatttcaaaaatgataacaaaattGTTTTGTTATCGattcctattcacattactaaaattTACACTTTTATAACACTTTAAATGaggattgacaagacttggacaacatgtATGGACACTCATCCCAGTCCCCTCTTCTTTATTAACCCTAGGTCCCTGAAGGATCTCAGACGTCACATCCTAGGCATCGTGACTTTGGGGATTCATCGCAGTAGCAGCAGCAACCGCAGCAGCAGAGgtatggtcaatttgtgagttcgtcgcagcagcagtggaggtatggtcagtttgagagttaATTGCATCAGTCTCCCTCGGCATGGCCACAGACTTAACAATTTGTAGACTCGTTTGGATCATCTTCGCAGCAGTCTCCACAAGTTTATTACCATTCACCACCagcaccacagtttgcttcaccaccattATCGCGCCCTAACATTGGTGAAGATATTGACATGAATGTTAATGAATATTTCTCGCCTGGTTGGCCCGatccaaacaataataattagtttacgttttttaattaaattaagacaagtgctattttattatgtttattttatgattagtttatatgtaattaaaataaaagaattgttaattttatgattagtgtaatgccccgaattcttcgatgagtttaacggcgtgaatagtaggtcgggagggccatacttgcttaattatgttattaattgattaaatgcatgtatatgttgattatattatgatatgatgtgaaatgcatgcatatgagtccatatttacaattacaggggtatgatgataatttggcccgttgagggtaatttgtgtatttgggtgcatgatgtgatttgtgaatgagattccattattatggagatatatttgagctaagtaacatgagacggttatttttagtggattagcggttttaccataatggggtcaattttggggtaatagaaatgttcatttgaggataaattgggaatatttgagatcagggtgaaattttggaggctttgactataatgtccccgagggtgttttcgggaccccgagcattaggttttatttgaggttacttaaggttgaagtagcttatcagatagaacatacgatagaaaaccttccgttctcccttttcaaagttcgttttaccgtttgagcctttttgatgaaatcttgagttctaggagtcggaatcgagtgaggatcgaggcttagcgatcctagggaagattagaagcttcttaaccgaaggattcgacggaaaacaacccaattgaaggtaatcgaagtttaagttttgagtttttccgagtttctaagctttgaattgattttgtgaattgtcgagtttttggttcgttcgagccttgggttttgagggctttgatgcatggggaagcttgggaactttttcttgatgattggggaatgtttagggatgattttggaggctttggagtgttagaaacgcagttgggaatggcccatggtggagtgtcgcggccctgttcttgaggcgccgcgacccttgatgaagggcgccgcagccctagcctctgggaaccctgggggccgcggcccaaggtgctagggccgcagcccttgccctgttttcgccccgtttgctcgttttgaccccggaaacctagttttaggcctcgggagtgtccttgctacttggattagcttggattgatctcttggaggttaaataatggtttgagacccttgattatcttgattattaatggtatcccaaatgtgttgtgattaggtaaccgctaaaggactaaaagctaaactgttctcagaggttgttcttttgctcattctagctcgaatcaaaggtaagaaaactgcaccccgagtgagacatgcatggatatttgtgaggcatgttggttgtgtaatatggacatgaattgaacatggaatgcttagcatatgttgttcacttgagcatagcactgactaattagtcaggtttggcaaaggtgctagtgccagctgtgaagctgtgactgattagtcaggttcagcagtggtactgggcactggtcacgttgcactgacttgttagtcagaattggcaaaggtgttagtgtcagctgagaagctgtgacttattagtcaagttcggcggtgatactggacactggtcacttggcgctgacttattagtcaaggatggacttagcgtggttcacgcaagccaacggagattagatctaatcgattattagcattgaatgactcaaggagcattaatgcctgtccgaccctgagggtcgatgaacaaacagagcctggaggctagtggcttacttaacagccactctcccgctggaaaagagagcttggaggctagtggcttacctaacagccactctcccgctaaaatcatgtgatgttctttttcttgttgaaagctttatgttcagtatgataataatgataatcatttgatagtgttattgaaaaatgttatgttttcttgctgggccttggctcatgggtgctatgtggtgcaggtaaagggaaagaaaagctcacctagccttgagtggggagctgatgtggtggtgtgtacatatgcggccgcttgaccgccacggtcatggtgttctcagaggaactagggggtttaccctgtttttgccgcttaggtcggcgggattgtaaatttaaaactgtaatgaccattttgtactgagaaccacttgtaaatgttttgtttagctctgcagagcagtttgtaataaaatctccatttcctttttattggttttgtaccttaacctgttaatcatacttagagcacgtttttgaccaaaggactcaggcaatgagtcaaattttcggtccaccgttcaccgtaactgttctggggtagccagggcgttacaattagtttatatgtaattttgtttgatgaatgttaattgtgttattaataattaaattaaatttatgttaaattttattatctttaaataagtattatatatttatttattattaaataaaatcaaacgaattattatattttaatattttttataaaaaattgttaattaattaccggcggattaataggGGCGGGACCCACTTGTATTAAATTAGTCAAACACAATGTTGACTACTTTTTACACCGGCGAAGTCCGCCCCTAATAACACTGGTATTAATATATTATCGGCGGGGTGTCAATCTGCTGGTAATAACCATAATTACCGACCAACTATTATAAGAGGATTATTACCGGCGGGGTTCCGCCAGTAATAACGTGTTTTATTGTTGTGTTAATAAaggaatagaaattattttttaatttggtcaatcactttgctcacatgttttattttcatgattatttgtttaatataaacttttattaaattccGAGCatgtagctaatcatatttatggTGACAtaatcacattggaatataaatatgattatatgttcaaaaataagttagtcataaaattagtcagtgcacaggatttacaccgacttgtcaatctacgatataatctacttacacattgtagtgttatgttctttacagaacattagcaaagtagataagatcggattaTTTGTTACaccggactggaccgatattgacaatagataggataagtaaacatactgttattatctattctagtcatatcatatagttgatcataggtcaattcaatctcaattctgagtggttaatattctaactgattgtattatttgagttctttgacttgttcgtcacCAACTTAttctacggactagcccatacttacatcttcggaactcggtaatataattgagtgagagtgtgaataatagatatgaacatctatagcttctgatgaagaagtaaaatgattgtttccttttagtttggttcgagatgctaaatgatagagatctcatttcagtaattaatattagtttgctgaaatatcatttacaatgaactaagtgttttaaggataaaatacaatgaggggtaaaacggtattttagtctcttctcattgtagaccgtctatagaggagtGAGTGACAAttttggttgtaacaatggataactaataacgtatctatattgcttatagagtgttctatgaattcacgagtgcaattctaagtctttattggagtcacgatgaattaataagttagtaaatttatttgttaaatttatgataacttattggagctttattttataggcccatggtccccactataccttggataaaatcatcttgataatctcaattaattgatttaattatcaattataattatcaaagttgacaatgtcaattttggatggtttcacaaagttatgcaatttagagaagaaaatagattttagggcagatttattaattaagacaaattagtgtctaaattaataaataattttaaatcaaggttgaaattataaataattaatttgataaaggatttaaataattatttaattaattaatcacggGCTTTTTATTAAATGATAAATTTCACAAGCCTAAAACCCATGAGAATTTTTACCTAATGgttgatattacctattattttattgattttttaattaaaataagtgacctaattgagcctataaaaggaatgataagtgagagttgaaaacagatgatcagaagatctagttttgatgctttaagattttagactctctctacaacaaaagtcattttctaagcctcaatattatcTTCTCTTCtactctttgtatctatctcatgtgttgagaattgcctactctagtctaggtgattctaaggatactttggaaggctatgaagaaatttgaagatcgcttgagtttcttggtgataccctgcgactgaaaggatacaagggttagagaaactgaaggaaatacttattcattccactgcatataatgtaagtgttcttatcattatcgctgtataaattcaattatagaaacatgttataggttttcttatattaatttgtttaatatattatttacatgaaaataaataatatcttgtataagtattcccaacattatttatttagttaatcTATTATTGTTTGAACCATAGTTATTTTCTTGTATACTTTATTGCATTATAttgtatatgtaaatatatacatGATGCATgtcgtataccacaacaaatttaacaattatttttctttcaatacgtcaaattattttagtataatagcaagcacaggtcaaacccacgaggactatcgttcactttattattcaataattagcaCTCTTAAAAGGGGGATTTAGATtttgaactcaaaattaaataacataaactagaaagcaaataaatattaatattacgatattaaaaaacagttaaaggttaatctccaccctcaacaatcattctcAATCACTAAtgataaatattattccaatttctcaattaaactattaaccctgcagATAACGCTAAAACATACAATTATCCCAGTCGCCctattacaagtaatcaaggcgaaacgctcaataattaactcttttagctaagtaataaatctatgaagcatacaatctatttaacttaggtaaagcattaagtcctatggagacaagttaatccaggaaataaattaatgaagcatataattcatttaacctagcttctatttttcatcacaatcaacaattctttagACATTACTatcaattgtaatttatcacatacacttagaatttTCGGCTTTTTTATTATCTTTTTGTACTTTTAGTTTTTGCAtagtgaatatatatatttatatatattatgggGACATCTTTACTCTGGCACGCCAAAATATCGTACCGGTGTAGCACATTTCTAATCGAGGAGTGTAAAataatttttacttcaatttttttttattatagtaAGACTTctgcaaattttttaaaaaatataaataatttacagtatcgaaatcaaaatttaaatattttattgtacttatgtttattttatttttataaacatagaaaaataaactatttaaatatttatttcgaCATAACAAATTATACACTataaaattcaattaaaattcaATTAATAATGTACCGCACCAATTAGACATTTTGGCATGCGGCACTAGAGACACACCCattgtattattttataaaaGTACTTCTAGTTAATAACTTTGAAAAGTAAATAAATTGTTGCTTACAAGTCGTCGAGACAAAAATAATGTCGTTGTTTTCCAATAGCACATCTAAGAGGTTGTTATAGTTTTTCCTCTCTGGGCAGGAACACCTGGAATTTttggtttcaagagaaataaaataataaaatcaaataaGAAATATACAAAGAAGAAGAATTAAAATCGTATTAGATCACCTAAACACACGTCATTACAGATCTTTATTGGATTAATAACTTGTATTTAAATATTCAGACTATAACTGCTAAAAGAAAAGTCTAATTTTACCTTCAAGAAAAAGGAATGGTTCAATTTAATCTCTTACTCTTATTTCAATCAATTTTATTACTGTGACTCTTTCAGGTCACAATCCTTATCAGCCAAAGCTAGAAAATATCAGCAAATTTTAACTATACTTAATTGTTATAAGACTTCTTAGATGTAACCGTTTATAATGAGAATAATATATAATGTGGATGCTATACACATCATTcataaataaaatgatattaattACTTTTTTGACACATCAATTAAATTATTACCTCATATAATGTGTGGCACACGCACACTAAGACACTTATATAGCAAATACTCAAtatttatacataaaattatTTTCCATGTAACCAGTTTTGTACTATATGAAGACTTTATATACACAATTTGGACTCTTCATAATTAATTGTCCAAACCAAGCTAGACATGATGTCACAGTCGCATGCATATTTATTCATTACTCCCAACAGGGTTAgtattgggcgggttggtcgggttacaaggtATTTTTATctgtccaatgtcataatcgggttagcaaaaatgacccgtaacttgcccaattaagaatttttttttttaaaccgtccaataatttgggcgggttggtcgggttaacccgcccaaaccgaaatgGGATTTTTTGGGGCGGATTGggcgggtcaacccgcccaaacaaaatatatatatttttttaattttttttaatttttgtaatttttttcttttaaatactaatactaatagtgtgaagtttatctttttaaacttaaaacaatattttaaatttatagtaaaaaaataaaacaaaatttaattaatttatatatataatgcttaattgggcgggttgggttatattgggcgggttgtgTTATATTTTCAACCCGCCTAATGaaacaattgggcggtttaaattttggtcggtttattcgggttgcgttttttggcagttttttcgggttggtttgggcggattattcgggttgtaaaaatttctgcaGAACCCTAACTCCCAAATACACAATACACAAGAGAACAATTAAAATTAATCCATCTAGATTCACAAAAAAGTCAgaatctatttttaattaattaacctGCCAAACCCTTAATTAACCAAAAAAACcattaataataatttaaatcaaaAAGCAAATCCACCTCCATCTCCAAATCCACCATTATTATTTGACACCATATCTCCGATCAAAACCCCACCAATTGCTCCCCCTACTAATCCAGCTCCTAATCCCATTCCAAACTTGTTATTATTACTACTGTAATTCGGGCCCACACCTTGCTGATATGGCGGGTACCCATAACTCGGTCCAGTCGGGTACCCATAACCCGGTGGTGGCGGAGGTGGGTACCCATAACCCGGTGGAGGAGGATGATAAGGCGGCGGCTGCGGCGGGTAGTACCCTCCATAACTCACTGCTGGATGTGGATAGTACACTCCTGATCCGTACCCTACACTCGGTTGCACCGGAACATAACCCCCTACAACTGGCCAAGGAGGCGTCGCCACCGATGGTCCCACCTCAACCGTCGGATATAACTTGACGGGATCTCCGTCGCCGTCGCCGGGTTTACCCGCGAGTTGTGGGCTGAGTTTGTAGGAGAAATGGAGTTCGCCTTTGGGTTTTCCGGAGGGTTTTCTTACCTGGTAACTCACGAACTGTgtggatgaggatgatgatgatgatgatgtgaaGTCGAGAAGCTCTTTGACCGAGACGTTGACTTGGCCGATTTGCTTGTCGCCGAGGGCTCTGTCGCAGAAGAGGGTGAAGACTAGGGTTTGGGCCTTGGAGTCGTTAATGGTGAATTTGACGGGGAAGTTCCATGTGGGTTTGGTGCCCGAGCCTCGGTCCACGTTGGTCTTGAATTTTTGGTAGTTTTGAGAGTCGCCGGAGAGTGAAACGACGACGTATACGTCCATCTTGGTCACGATGTTTACATCCTTGAGGTCTTTGGCGGATATAACGTTGATCTCCAATGATCTTTGCTCCAttacagagagagaaagaggaggaTGATAGATCAGAAGAAGAAAGAAGGGTGTGATTTTGTGAATAATAAACTAGTTATTAATtacttgttatatatatatataatatgtatataacGTGGAATGGAAGTTCAGTACGGCCATGACTCGGCCATATGTATTATGTGATCAAGTCAACTCTTTTGTAGTCAACTTTGCGTTAGGTCGCTTGTATTGTGAGGTTATGGCTAACCAACATCCATAATGACAGTTAAATATTCATAAATATACATGTcacatttaaaaattatttaaaattgacaattaataaat
It encodes the following:
- the LOC133819803 gene encoding protein SRC2-like, encoding MEQRSLEINVISAKDLKDVNIVTKMDVYVVVSLSGDSQNYQKFKTNVDRGSGTKPTWNFPVKFTINDSKAQTLVFTLFCDRALGDKQIGQVNVSVKELLDFTSSSSSSSSTQFVSYQVRKPSGKPKGELHFSYKLSPQLAGKPGDGDGDPVKLYPTVEVGPSVATPPWPVVGGYVPVQPSVGYGSGVYYPHPAVSYGGYYPPQPPPYHPPPPGYGYPPPPPPGYGYPTGPSYGYPPYQQGVGPNYSSNNNKFGMGLGAGLVGGAIGGVLIGDMVSNNNGGFGDGGGFAF